Proteins from a single region of Fundulus heteroclitus isolate FHET01 chromosome 12, MU-UCD_Fhet_4.1, whole genome shotgun sequence:
- the kctd10 gene encoding BTB/POZ domain-containing adapter for CUL3-mediated RhoA degradation protein 3 isoform X1, producing MEEMSGDSVVSSAVPAATTRTTSFKGSSPSSKYVKLNVGGALYYTTMQTLTKQDTMLKAMFSGRMEVLTDSEGWILIDRCGKHFGTILNYLRDGAVPLPESRRETEELLAEAKYYLVQGLADECSAALQKKESYEPLCKVPLMTSCKEEQRLIATSNKPTVKLLYNRSNNKYSYTSNSDDNMLKNIELFDKLSLRFNGRVLFIKDVIGDEICCWSFYGQGRKIAEVCCTSIVYATEKKQTKVEFPEARIYEETLNILLYESHDGRGPDNALLEATGGAAGRSSHLDDDEEPVGRVRRIHVKRPDDRTHHHQ from the exons ATG GAAGAGATGTCAGGAGACAGCGTGGTGAGCTCGGCAGTGCCGGCAGCTACAACCAGGACTACATCCTTCAAAGGTTCCAGCCCCAGTTCCAAGTATGTGAAGCTAAATGTGGGTGGAGCGCTGTACTACACTACAATGCAGACACTAACAAAACAGGACACCATGCTTAAAGCTATGTTCAGCGGTCGGATGGAGGTGCTCACAGACAGTGAAG GTTGGATCCTAATAGATCGCTGTGGAAAACACTTCGGAACAATCCTTAACTACCTTAGGGATGGGGCGGTCCCACTCCCAGAGAGCCGGAGGGAAACTGAAGAGTTACTCGCAGAGGCCAAGTATTACCTTGTCCAAGGCTTGGCTGACGAATGTTCAGCAGCTTTGCAG AAGAAAGAATCATATGAAcctctttgtaaagtgcctctaATGACGTCATGTAAGGAAGAGCAGAGACTCATTGCCACCTCTAACAAG CCTACTGTGAAACTACTGTACAACAGAAGCAACAATAAATATTCCTATACTAG CAATTCTGACGACAACATGCTGAAAAACATCGAGCTGTTCGACAAGCTGTCGTTGCGGTTCAACGGTCGCGTCCTCTTCATCAAAGACGTGATAGGGGATGAGATCTGTTGCTGGTCCTTTTATGGCCAGGGTCGGAAGATCGCAGAAGTGTGTTGCACTTCTATCGTTTACGCCACAGAAAAGAAGCAGACCAAG GTTGAGTTTCCCGAGGCGCGCATCTACGAGGAGACCCTCAACATCCTTCTGTACGAGTCCCACGACGGTCGGGGTCCAGACAACGCTTTGCTGGAAGCCACAGGCGGCGCCGCGGGACGATCCAGCCATCTGGACGACGACGAGGAGCCCGTAGGAAGAGTCCGTAGGATTCACGTGAAACGGCCCGACGACCGCACCCACCACCACCAGTGA
- the kctd10 gene encoding BTB/POZ domain-containing adapter for CUL3-mediated RhoA degradation protein 3 isoform X2 has product MEEMSGDSVVSSAVPAATTRTTSFKGSSPSSKYVKLNVGGALYYTTMQTLTKQDTMLKAMFSGRMEVLTDSEGWILIDRCGKHFGTILNYLRDGAVPLPESRRETEELLAEAKYYLVQGLADECSAALQKESYEPLCKVPLMTSCKEEQRLIATSNKPTVKLLYNRSNNKYSYTSNSDDNMLKNIELFDKLSLRFNGRVLFIKDVIGDEICCWSFYGQGRKIAEVCCTSIVYATEKKQTKVEFPEARIYEETLNILLYESHDGRGPDNALLEATGGAAGRSSHLDDDEEPVGRVRRIHVKRPDDRTHHHQ; this is encoded by the exons ATG GAAGAGATGTCAGGAGACAGCGTGGTGAGCTCGGCAGTGCCGGCAGCTACAACCAGGACTACATCCTTCAAAGGTTCCAGCCCCAGTTCCAAGTATGTGAAGCTAAATGTGGGTGGAGCGCTGTACTACACTACAATGCAGACACTAACAAAACAGGACACCATGCTTAAAGCTATGTTCAGCGGTCGGATGGAGGTGCTCACAGACAGTGAAG GTTGGATCCTAATAGATCGCTGTGGAAAACACTTCGGAACAATCCTTAACTACCTTAGGGATGGGGCGGTCCCACTCCCAGAGAGCCGGAGGGAAACTGAAGAGTTACTCGCAGAGGCCAAGTATTACCTTGTCCAAGGCTTGGCTGACGAATGTTCAGCAGCTTTGCAG AAAGAATCATATGAAcctctttgtaaagtgcctctaATGACGTCATGTAAGGAAGAGCAGAGACTCATTGCCACCTCTAACAAG CCTACTGTGAAACTACTGTACAACAGAAGCAACAATAAATATTCCTATACTAG CAATTCTGACGACAACATGCTGAAAAACATCGAGCTGTTCGACAAGCTGTCGTTGCGGTTCAACGGTCGCGTCCTCTTCATCAAAGACGTGATAGGGGATGAGATCTGTTGCTGGTCCTTTTATGGCCAGGGTCGGAAGATCGCAGAAGTGTGTTGCACTTCTATCGTTTACGCCACAGAAAAGAAGCAGACCAAG GTTGAGTTTCCCGAGGCGCGCATCTACGAGGAGACCCTCAACATCCTTCTGTACGAGTCCCACGACGGTCGGGGTCCAGACAACGCTTTGCTGGAAGCCACAGGCGGCGCCGCGGGACGATCCAGCCATCTGGACGACGACGAGGAGCCCGTAGGAAGAGTCCGTAGGATTCACGTGAAACGGCCCGACGACCGCACCCACCACCACCAGTGA